In the Brettanomyces nanus chromosome 1, complete sequence genome, TTTCAGGTGTGTGTTCTTCATATCcggaaaaggaaaatacAGGATTTTGGTTTAAAAACAAGATTATATAATTAGTGTTTATACCCTGATTGACCATCATCTTTGCTCAAGTCATAAGTATAGACTCGAGTCTATTCGCGTTCCGTACACACTGTTCCGTCGCGTCTCAATTAACCTCCATTTTTCTACCGAACCGTTTCAGACAAATTACTGGCTCAGCTAAGTAGAAAAATTTCTTCCTGCTCAAATACTTAGCTTTTCCTTTGTCAATTACccatttctcttctttaactATGGTATCCCCGGCTGTTGAGTCCTTCAAGCACTATCCATACTTGATCTCGAAGTAAGTTCGTTTAATTTAAGCTTCAAGGTAGATTTCTTTTATATGATGATTCAACATCACGAGTGAACAATCTCTTAGCCGTTGGCTATGATTACAAGCATATGTTGCCTACCCTTGAAACATGATTCTTTTattgtcttcttttttctaaCATTATTATGTATTAGGTGGTTGGATCCATTGTTCGCAATTAGTGTTGGTGTTGCTGCATATTACACGTATGAGAAGCGTGTTGGCAGAGAGCCTGGCCATTCCTTAAATGAGCTTCTGGCTCAAAGATGGCACAGATGGCTTAGATAGACGCCTTTCTTATTTACTTTCAGATTGGTCTGAAATAAGGTTTTCTTCGATACATATGTTAGTTCTCATATTCAGTAAAACTCAGCAATATCCTCCACCAAAGTGGCATGAGTTGGCTTCCATCCCAACTCCTTCTGGGTCTTTTCACTCAACGACGTTTCCCCCAGGAGGGTCATATCGGTGAAGAATCCCAATAgcttctttgcttcttcgTAGCTAATGGATTTGGTTGGCAAGTTGTGTTTCCTACCAATGGCCTCGCCGATCACCTTCAAGGGAACACCTGGCTCGCCTACAGCGTGATAGGCTTTTCCCGCTTTgcctttcttcaaagcaagCACGAGCAATGAAGCGCAATCTTCGACATTCACTGCAGACCAGACATTCTTACTTTCTGGAATGTAGAAACTGTATCCTGCCTTTTCCGCAGCTGCAATAAGAATAGGTATAAAGCCGTTAACATCACCCTTTCCATGGACAGTAGGTGGAAGTCTGAGGCTGATAGTTCTTACACCTTTCGAGGCATAAGCCAACACGCGTCTCTCGGTTTCAAAGCGGAGGCCGAACCCAGGGAGATCCACATAAGGACTATCCTCATCGTTAGGTTTACCGTCTCCTTCACTAACTCCCAAAGTTCCCCCAATGCTGATGAATGGCCTGTCGGTGCCCTTCAAAGCAGAAAGCATGGCATCAATGGCAGCCCGATCAATCAACGCGCACGTCTCAAAATCTGCAAAATTGTGGACAAATCCCAAATGAATGACACCATCACTTTCCGCAGCACCTTTCTTCAACGCCTCGATGTCCTTCAAATCTCCTCTTATCACCTCACAGCCGTTGTCTTTAAGGGCCTTTTCCGAAGCATCGGATCTGGCAAGTCCTGTCACGTGATATCCTTGCCTAAGTAGCTCGTCAACGGTGTTTTTACCGACTAGGCCAGTGGCTCCTGTAACAAAAATTGATTTGGTCATTTAGtaatctgcttctcttcgGTTTCTATCTGTTTGTATAAATTAGCTCCTTTCCCTTATATTTATATGCTTGGTCCTTGCTGGGAGGATACGGATTTAGTTCGGGTTTTAGCGCGCAGAAATGCTTACAATTAGTTATCGAGTTGAGAATTACTAATTACTACCCTCTGCTACTTTGTTGAACTTCTTTAAGTGTGTGGATCGAGCTCGGGTTTAAGAACTCATTTGCTATATTCAAGAATGCTGAGACTGTCTGTTtgcattttcttcttgccCAATTGGTGTCTTCACGACCAAATGTATCCTGGTCCTTGATTTTGTAGATCCTAACTCTCCAAGATTGACCTGTAATCACCTCTTCCAGCACATCCAAGTCGACATGCGAGATTCCATGTTGTCGGGCTTATGATGTACGGCTAAACTCGAGGAGCATTTATATTTTGAGCGAACACCGGCCACCGGGAAGCGAGCCCTGCCCGGTGAAGACCCCTCTCACATAAGTGGGTGCGCAGATGCTTTGGCGGGTGCCCGTGGGCATCTAAGCCAAATGCCAAAGGCATCATGAATATATATGAAGTGGTTGGATAGAGAGTAAGAAAATGCTAGGCTCAATTAGACTTCGAATATCTTTTCTAGTGTTGTTGTAGACTTCCTTTGATACGTCACAGCAGGCAAGCAGCATGTCTTAAATCAGGTTTTGTCTTCGAGATCCTTTTCAATTTCCGGAAAAGGGAAATCCAGgatctgaaaaattattATATAAGTAGCGAGTATTTCCTTACTTTTCGTTGTTGCCTCGTATAGAAACTACACTCAATGGACTTCTCCAATTTGGATTACGCTATTGTATGTATTGGTTACATTCTCCATTGCCCTAATACTAACTACCCAAAGGTCGTTGTGGTCATAAGGGCGTACCGAAAAAGGGAAAACAGATCCCAATCGTTTGACTGTACGTAATCCAAATCTACCTGTGtatattcttttttgctACTAACTTTTTGAGTCCAGCGTTTATCAAATCCTTGAGGAAATATTTGAATCCATCTAATTCCAGGCTCTCTTCACAGTGTATCGTTTCTTTACTAAGAAAGCTACATAGAGTCAATCCAGATATGCACGATTTCAATGAACAACTTCAGACGATTTGCAGATCTTTTAAGCATGTCCTCAAAAGTAGTTGCAAAGAAGCCACGTCGACCATTACCGTTTTACGTTTGTTTATCATGGTTTCTCGGAAACAAGATGGAGGAGAAAATAGGATTAAATGTCTCGAGGCATATAGAACCCTAGCTCGCATTTTCCGGTTGATGATACATCATTTTGTAAAAAACAAGGAGTTGATTGTTTGCAAACTCACCAATTTCATAAAAGATACCATTTATTTGAACTCGTCCAGTCCCCGTGGAAGCGTTGGAAGTCACAGATACAAACAATTAGTGAGGAATTACAAATTGAAAATTAAATCAGCATCGTTGCACGGCCAGACATTCCAAGATCTTACTCTTTGTTTGCTCAAgctcctcttcaagttgcTACACTGGAGTTCAAACGTCAGTTTAACTCAGCTACAAATTTTCCTTCTGGGAAGCG is a window encoding:
- a CDS encoding uncharacterized protein (EggNog:ENOG41) — translated: MTKSIFVTGATGLVGKNTVDELLRQGYHVTGLARSDASEKALKDNGCEVIRGDLKDIEALKKGAAESDGVIHLGFVHNFADFETCALIDRAAIDAMLSALKGTDRPFISIGGTLGVSEGDGKPNDEDSPYVDLPGFGLRFETERRVLAYASKGVRTISLRLPPTVHGKGDVNGFIPILIAAAEKAGYSFYIPESKNVWSAVNVEDCASLLVLALKKGKAGKAYHAVGEPGVPLKVIGEAIGRKHNLPTKSISYEEAKKLLGFFTDMTLLGETSLSEKTQKELGWKPTHATLVEDIAEFY